A section of the Gemmatimonadota bacterium genome encodes:
- a CDS encoding DUF2306 domain-containing protein — MSPIGTVHLVFSLLALVLGAVVLRIPKGTRWHRTWGHGYVWCMIGVIGTSFAMYRLTGRPGPFHLAAVVGGVTVAGGLWTALGRRPPKHWILAHATWMAWSYVGLCAAFVAESMTRFVMPLIAPSLQANALWPLFWTLVAVGSFSVFGVGAWLIRKRLPGAVAGTPAAMRRDRELLRAAEAKVGTRSG, encoded by the coding sequence ATGAGCCCGATCGGCACCGTCCACCTGGTCTTCAGCCTCCTCGCCCTGGTGTTGGGCGCCGTGGTCCTGAGGATCCCCAAGGGCACACGATGGCACCGCACCTGGGGTCATGGCTACGTGTGGTGCATGATCGGCGTGATCGGCACGTCGTTCGCCATGTATCGGCTGACCGGCCGGCCGGGCCCCTTCCACCTCGCCGCGGTCGTGGGCGGGGTGACCGTCGCGGGCGGCCTGTGGACCGCGCTCGGCAGGCGTCCTCCCAAGCACTGGATCCTGGCGCACGCCACCTGGATGGCCTGGTCCTACGTGGGGCTGTGTGCCGCGTTCGTCGCCGAGTCCATGACGCGGTTCGTGATGCCGCTCATCGCCCCGAGCCTCCAGGCGAACGCGCTCTGGCCGCTCTTCTGGACCCTGGTGGCGGTGGGGAGCTTCAGCGTCTTCGGGGTGGGCGCCTGGCTCATCCGGAAGCGGCTGCCCGGCGCCGTCGCGGGCACGCCCGCGGCCATGCGGCGGGACCGGGAGCTGCTGCGGGCCGCCGAAGCGAAGGTGGGGACCAGGTCCGGCTGA